Proteins co-encoded in one Malus sylvestris chromosome 9, drMalSylv7.2, whole genome shotgun sequence genomic window:
- the LOC126634135 gene encoding vesicle-associated protein 4-2-like isoform X2 produces the protein MSHMLSSLACFCCMMYPSVWLGVDAFNLIWPLLTLLASPRISYEPGKQVRSAIGIKNTSKTIVAFKFQTTAPKSCYMRPPGGILAPGEGLIATVFKFVEPPENDEKPAVDQKSRVKFKIMSLKVKGDMDYVPELFDEQRDQVVVEHVLRVVFLDPERPTPAMEKLERQLAEAEAALESRKKPPEEAGPRIVGEGLVIDEWKERRERYLAQQQVEGVDSV, from the exons ATGTCTCATATGCTCTCTTCTTTGGCTTGTTTCTGTTGCATGATGTATCCATCTGTGTGGTTGGGAGTGGATGCATTTAATCTGATCTGGCCTCTTCTCACATTATTAGCTTCACCTAGGATTTCTT ATGAACCCGGTAAACAGGTCAGGAGTGCAATTGGAATAAAGAACACAAGCAAAACTATTGTAGCTTTCAAG TTCCAAACAACTGCACCAAAGAGTTGTTACATGCGTCCTCCTGGGGGTATACTTGCTCCTGGTGAAGGTCTTATTGCAACTG TTTTCAAGTTTGTGGAACCTCCTGAGAACGATGAGAAACCAGCTGTAGACCAGAAGAGCAGGGTTAAGTTCAAGATCATGAGCTTAAAAGTGAAAGGAGATATGGACTATGTGCCAGAACTG TTTGATGAGCAGAGGGACCAAGTCGTGGTTGAGCACGTTTTGCGTGTTGTTTTTCTTGACCCTGAGCGCCCTACCCCT GCAATGGAAAAACTTGAGCGGCAATTGGCCGAGGCTGAGGCTGCCCTTGAATCACGAAAAAAGCCTCCAGAAGAAGCAGGTCCCCGGATTGTAGGGGAAGGACTTGTCATAGATGAATGG AAAGAGCGCAGGGAAAGATACCTAGCGCAGCAGCAGGTTGAAGGGGTTGATTCAGTGTAG
- the LOC126582629 gene encoding uncharacterized protein LOC126582629 gives MGSGENVELDLNVLDQCHRYILNNCDEVHRFRRQHEEFLKMKHRRERLTMRQIQELSKKEFPEWFKQHMNSRCHPNDTLISQDLRWLANYPSKVVSRYKSHIVHVFRFRIKSKDDKHKNQNCGIFVPANVLGAIGQVNCYGRVVDMFEVKYCGHAEPGDRGRAMMLFKCEWVNSESPRGMKTYYGELQSIRI, from the exons ATGGGTTCAGGAGAAAATGTGGAGCTCGATCTAAATGTTCTTGATCAGTGCCATAGATACATTCTAAATAATTGTGATGAAGTTCACCGATTTAGAAG GCAACATGAGGAATTCTTGAAAATGAAACATCGTCGAGAAAGGTTAACTATGCGACAAATTCAGGAGCTAAGCAAGAAAGAATTTCCAGAATGGTTCAAGCAACAT ATGAATTCAAGATGTCATCCTAATGACACATTGATATCTCAAGACTTGCGTTGGCTAGCTAATTATCCTAGCAAGGTTGTGAGTAGATATAAAAGTCACATTGTTCATGTGTTCAGATTTCGTATAAAATCTAAGGATGACAAGCATAAGAATCAAAATTGTGGTATCTTTGTACCCGCAAATGTTCTTGGTGCAATTGGGCAAGTGAATTGTTATGGTAGAGTTGTAGATATGTTCGAAGTTAAATATTGTGGTCATGCTGAGCCAGGAGATAGGGGTCGAGCTATGATGTTATTTAAGTGCGAATGGGTTAATAGTGAAAGTCCACGAGGAATGAAGACTTACTATGGTGAACTTCAGTCGATTAGGATTTAA
- the LOC126583397 gene encoding uncharacterized protein LOC126583397, producing MTSSSVAARRGWVVAASVGVVEALKDQGICRWNYTMRLLQQHAKNQLGSFSQANKFSSSSSVLVSSFRQDKVKQSEESLRKVMYLSCWGPN from the coding sequence ATGACTAGTTCATCAGTTGCAGCAAGGAGAGGTTGGGTAGTGGCAGCAAGTGTTGGAGTTGTGGAGGCCTTGAAAGACCAAGGGATCTGCAGGTGGAATTACACCATGAGATTACTGCAGCAGCATGCCAAGAACCAACTTGGGTCGTTTTCTCAGGCCAACAAGTTCTCTTCCTCATCTTCTGTTTTGGTCTCAAGTTTTAGACAAGATAAGGTAAAGCAGTCTGAAGAATCTCTGAGGAAAGTCATGTACCTCAGCTGCTGGGGTCCCAATTGA
- the LOC126634135 gene encoding vesicle-associated protein 4-2-like isoform X1: MAVEAEKSGPDGKLWSLFKIPFWQSGNASSSSSSSSSSTLSSMHHNVHHQLGHESAAERTALHSASTVSYVTKSLLPARRRLRLDPPNKLFFPYEPGKQVRSAIGIKNTSKTIVAFKFQTTAPKSCYMRPPGGILAPGEGLIATVFKFVEPPENDEKPAVDQKSRVKFKIMSLKVKGDMDYVPELFDEQRDQVVVEHVLRVVFLDPERPTPAMEKLERQLAEAEAALESRKKPPEEAGPRIVGEGLVIDEWKERRERYLAQQQVEGVDSV; this comes from the exons ATGGCTGTGGAGGCTGAGAAATCTGGGCCTGACGGGAAGCTTTGGAGTCTGTTCAAAATACCGTTTTGGCAGTCCGGAAACGCCTCCTCGTCTTCCTCTTCGTCATCGTCCTCGACCTTGTCTTCTATGCATCATAATGTTCACCACCAGCTGGGTCACGAGTCTGCGGCTGAGCGTACGGCTCTTCATTCTGCCAGTACGGTGTCGTATGTGACGAAGTCTTTGCTTCCTGCTCGGAGAAGGCTGCGTCTTGATCCTCCAAATAAGCTATTTTTTCCAT ATGAACCCGGTAAACAGGTCAGGAGTGCAATTGGAATAAAGAACACAAGCAAAACTATTGTAGCTTTCAAG TTCCAAACAACTGCACCAAAGAGTTGTTACATGCGTCCTCCTGGGGGTATACTTGCTCCTGGTGAAGGTCTTATTGCAACTG TTTTCAAGTTTGTGGAACCTCCTGAGAACGATGAGAAACCAGCTGTAGACCAGAAGAGCAGGGTTAAGTTCAAGATCATGAGCTTAAAAGTGAAAGGAGATATGGACTATGTGCCAGAACTG TTTGATGAGCAGAGGGACCAAGTCGTGGTTGAGCACGTTTTGCGTGTTGTTTTTCTTGACCCTGAGCGCCCTACCCCT GCAATGGAAAAACTTGAGCGGCAATTGGCCGAGGCTGAGGCTGCCCTTGAATCACGAAAAAAGCCTCCAGAAGAAGCAGGTCCCCGGATTGTAGGGGAAGGACTTGTCATAGATGAATGG AAAGAGCGCAGGGAAAGATACCTAGCGCAGCAGCAGGTTGAAGGGGTTGATTCAGTGTAG